From the Solanum pennellii chromosome 4, SPENNV200 genome, one window contains:
- the LOC107015699 gene encoding transcription factor BIM2-like isoform X2, giving the protein MKAVKGHQEEEEEEEDETGIIKKDATPSSSNTKDGKSNEKASALRSKHSVTEQRRRSKINERFQILRDLIPHTDQKRDTASFLLEVIQYVQYLQEKVQKYEGPYQPWSSEPTKLMPWRNSHWRMQSLPAQPHALKNGSGPESTYLGRFDENLATVTSTMQPNQQNPIESHTSRDVSFKALDQQNELANKSITTPIPLQASMTMPVPNNSAFSEPQPRPVSDQCPNTIDALNHDEDDVIDGGRISLSNSYSQGFLTSLSQALQSTGLDLSKATISVQIDFGKRANQAMTSGPSIAKDDENPTLSGHQHTDHFREASNDEDMNQAQKRLKI; this is encoded by the exons ATGAAAGCTGTGAAGGGTCAtcaagaagaggaagaagaggaggaagatGAGACTGGTATTATTAAGAAGGATGCCACACCTTCTAGCAGTAATACCAAAG ATGGGAAGAGTAATGAGAAGGCTAGTGCACTAAGGTCTAAACATTCAGTGACTGAGCAGCGTCGAAGGAGCAAGATCAATGAGAG ATTTCAGATATTGAGAGATCTGATACCCCATACTGATCAAAAGCGAGACACTGCGTCATTCTTGTTGGAG GTAATTCAGTACGTACAGTATTTACAGGAGAAGGTACAGAAGTATGAAGGACCATATCAGCCTTGGAGCTCAGAGCCTACAAAGCTTATGCCATGG AGAAACAGTCATTGGCGCATGCAAAGTTTACCTGCACAGCCACATGCCTTGAAGAATGGTAGTGGCCCAGAATCAACATACCTGGGAAGGTTTGATGAAAATCTCGCTACTGTTACTTCTACGATGCAACCAAATCAGCAGAATCCAATTGAATCTCATACTAGCAGGGATGTATCATTTAAAGCACTTGATCAACAAAATGAACTAGCTAACAAGTCAATCACAACACCCATTCCTCTTCAGGCTAGTATGACGATGCCAGTGCCAAACAATAGTGCTTTCTCAGAGCCTCAACCCAGACCAGTGTCTGATCAATGTCCTAACACAATTGATGCTCTGAATCATGACGAGGATGACGTTATAGATGGAGGCAGAATCAGCCTTTCAAATTCATACTCgcaggg GTTTCTAACTTCGTTGTCGCAAGCGCTGCAGAGTACTGGTCTAGATCTTTCAAAGGCTACTATCTCAGTGCAGATTGATTTTGGGAAGCGCGCAAACCAAGCAATGACCTCAGGGCCATCTATTGCGAAG GATGACGAGAATCCTACTCTCTCTGGTCATCAACATACGGATCATTTCAGAGAGGCAAGCAATGACGAAGATATGAACCAAGCTCAAAAGAGGCTGAAGATATAG
- the LOC107015699 gene encoding transcription factor BIM2-like isoform X1, translating into MKAVKGHQEEEEEEEDETGIIKKDATPSSSNTKETDGKSNEKASALRSKHSVTEQRRRSKINERFQILRDLIPHTDQKRDTASFLLEVIQYVQYLQEKVQKYEGPYQPWSSEPTKLMPWRNSHWRMQSLPAQPHALKNGSGPESTYLGRFDENLATVTSTMQPNQQNPIESHTSRDVSFKALDQQNELANKSITTPIPLQASMTMPVPNNSAFSEPQPRPVSDQCPNTIDALNHDEDDVIDGGRISLSNSYSQGFLTSLSQALQSTGLDLSKATISVQIDFGKRANQAMTSGPSIAKDDENPTLSGHQHTDHFREASNDEDMNQAQKRLKI; encoded by the exons ATGAAAGCTGTGAAGGGTCAtcaagaagaggaagaagaggaggaagatGAGACTGGTATTATTAAGAAGGATGCCACACCTTCTAGCAGTAATACCAAAG AAACAGATGGGAAGAGTAATGAGAAGGCTAGTGCACTAAGGTCTAAACATTCAGTGACTGAGCAGCGTCGAAGGAGCAAGATCAATGAGAG ATTTCAGATATTGAGAGATCTGATACCCCATACTGATCAAAAGCGAGACACTGCGTCATTCTTGTTGGAG GTAATTCAGTACGTACAGTATTTACAGGAGAAGGTACAGAAGTATGAAGGACCATATCAGCCTTGGAGCTCAGAGCCTACAAAGCTTATGCCATGG AGAAACAGTCATTGGCGCATGCAAAGTTTACCTGCACAGCCACATGCCTTGAAGAATGGTAGTGGCCCAGAATCAACATACCTGGGAAGGTTTGATGAAAATCTCGCTACTGTTACTTCTACGATGCAACCAAATCAGCAGAATCCAATTGAATCTCATACTAGCAGGGATGTATCATTTAAAGCACTTGATCAACAAAATGAACTAGCTAACAAGTCAATCACAACACCCATTCCTCTTCAGGCTAGTATGACGATGCCAGTGCCAAACAATAGTGCTTTCTCAGAGCCTCAACCCAGACCAGTGTCTGATCAATGTCCTAACACAATTGATGCTCTGAATCATGACGAGGATGACGTTATAGATGGAGGCAGAATCAGCCTTTCAAATTCATACTCgcaggg GTTTCTAACTTCGTTGTCGCAAGCGCTGCAGAGTACTGGTCTAGATCTTTCAAAGGCTACTATCTCAGTGCAGATTGATTTTGGGAAGCGCGCAAACCAAGCAATGACCTCAGGGCCATCTATTGCGAAG GATGACGAGAATCCTACTCTCTCTGGTCATCAACATACGGATCATTTCAGAGAGGCAAGCAATGACGAAGATATGAACCAAGCTCAAAAGAGGCTGAAGATATAG
- the LOC107015905 gene encoding uncharacterized protein LOC107015905 isoform X1: MTENRDEMSTHSNGCKDSKSLVLPTKDLLDSNSRDGTKDSLACEKENNEFWNVQELDDSVFIEDISRSNKHENRASPLKDDPDEAPSCLTSCKRNGNPFACDTADRDHPWSIPKFEDPIIVNFFDDKEKETVVSSAQFTSLSELFGADTHLYTDKGVLEFELPESTICYKENDYNIMKDICMDEGVPLMDKIVTESRKYDQPDSSISLAADEHQPRNTREGVDSELVSSGESKASSVESAVKISVDHRTAKEDEDTKSLVPNSINPFLEDNMSKDAEKDSYLDVMKIFGSKDTTTAKPTNISEKESDIQNFKESNSDADQSAQQANQMPTSVAAFNSQYAVSPADGTNNYGPGSNFSNNSKSEPGAITCDFNLTDLALSSSVAKSDKHLPEESHKLEAVSGQKDGSSDSFSAATQVHFSNSVDSSNSSTIHADPPNVANLEEKNSSSIPLGVHGHFANGEASFGPASGLISYSGHIAHSGNISLRSDSSTTSARSFAFPVLQSEWNSSPVRMAKAERRHHKGWRQSLLCCKF; this comes from the exons ATGACAGAAAATCGGGATGAAATGTCAACTCACTCAAATGGTTGCAAGGACTCCAAGTCTTTAGTCTTGCCAACGAAAGATCTGCTTGATTCAAACAGTCGTGATGGCACTAAAGACTCTTTGGCGTGTGAAAAGGAGAACAACGAATTTTGGAATGTTCAGGAACTTGATGACTCTGTATTTATCGAAGATATTTCAAGAAGTAACAAACATGAAAATAGAGCTTCACCTCTGAAAGATGATCCGGACGAAGCCCCGTCTTGTTTAACTTCTTGCAAGAGAAATGGAAATCCTTTTGCATGTGATACAGCAGATAGAGATCACCCCTGGAGTATTCCCAAATTTGAGGACCCTATTATTGTGAATTTCTTCGACGATAAAGAAAAGGAAACCGTAGTCTCCAGTGCACAATTTACCTCTCTTTCAGAGTTGTTTGGTGCAGACACTCACTTATACACCGATAAGGGTGTCCTGGAATTCGAATTGCCTGAATCGACAATTTGCTACAAAGAGAATGACTATAACATTATGAAAGACATATGCATGGATGAGGGTGTACCTCTCATGGATAAAATTGTGACTGAAAGCAGGAAATATGATCAGCCTGACTCGTCTATTTCTCTAGCTGCTGACGAACATCAGCCTAGAAACACAAGGGAAGGTGTCGACAGTGAATTGGTCTCATCTGGTGAGTCCAAAGCTTCATCAGTTGAAAGTGCCGTCAAAATTTCTGTTGATCATCGTACAGCTAAAGAAGATGAGGATACTAAATCACTTGTTCCAAACAGTATAAACCCCTTCTTGGAAGATAATATGAGCAAAGATGCTGAAAAGGACTCTTATCTGGATGTGATGAAGATTTTTGGATCAAAAGATACTACAACGGCAAAACCTACGAACATATCAGAAAAAGAATCCGACATTCAGAATTTTAAAGAATCGAACTCTGATGCTGATCAATCAGCACAGCAGGCTAATCAg ATGCCTACTTCGGTAGCAGCTTTCAACAGCCAATATGCAGTCTCGCCAGCTGATGGAACAAACAACTATGGACCAGGTAGCAACTTCTCTAACAATAGCAAGTCGGAACCTGGAGCTATTACTTGCGACTTCAACTTGACTGATCTGGCTTTAAGTAGCAGCGTGGCGAAAAGTGACAAACACTTGCCTGAAGAATCCCATAAATTAGAGGCCGTCTCCGGTCAAAAGGATGGGAGTTCTGACAGCTTTTCAGCTGCTACTCAAGTTCACTTTTCCAATAGTGTAGACTCCAGCAATAGCAGTACTATTCACGCCGACCCCCCAAATGTGGCTAATCTCGAGGAAAAGAACTCTAGTAGTATCCCCCTCGGTGTGCATGGTCATTTTGCAAATGGAGAGGCAAGTTTTGGACCTGCATCTGGTTTGATTTCTTACTCAGGTCACATAGCACATTCGGGTAACATCTCTCTTCGTTCAGATAGCAGCACAACCAGTGCCAGATCCTTCGCCTTCCCAGT ATTACAATCTGAATGGAACAGTAGTCCAGTAAGAATGGCGAAGGCAGAACGGAGACATCATAAGGGTTGGAGGCAAAGCCTTCTCTGTTGTAAATTCTAA
- the LOC107015905 gene encoding uncharacterized protein LOC107015905 isoform X2 produces the protein MTENRDEMSTHSNGCKDSKSLVLPTKDLLDSNSRDGTKDSLACEKENNEFWNVQELDDSVFIEDISRSNKHENRASPLKDDPDEAPSCLTSCKRNGNPFACDTADRDHPWSIPKFEDPIIVNFFDDKEKETVVSSAQFTSLSELFGADTHLYTDKGVLEFELPESTICYKENDYNIMKDICMDEGVPLMDKIVTESRKYDQPDSSISLAADEHQPRNTREGVDSELVSSGESKASSVESAVKISVDHRTAKEDEDTKSLVPNSINPFLEDNMSKDAEKDSYLDVMKIFGSKDTTTAKPTNISEKESDIQNFKESNSDADQSAQQANQMPTSVAAFNSQYAVSPADGTNNYGPGSNFSNNSKSEPGAITCDFNLTDLALSSSVAKSDKHLPEESHKLEAVSGQKDGSSDSFSAATQVHFSNSVDSSNSSTIHADPPNVANLEEKNSSSIPLGVHGHFANGEASFGPASGLISYSGHIAHSGNISLRSDSSTTSARSFAFPV, from the exons ATGACAGAAAATCGGGATGAAATGTCAACTCACTCAAATGGTTGCAAGGACTCCAAGTCTTTAGTCTTGCCAACGAAAGATCTGCTTGATTCAAACAGTCGTGATGGCACTAAAGACTCTTTGGCGTGTGAAAAGGAGAACAACGAATTTTGGAATGTTCAGGAACTTGATGACTCTGTATTTATCGAAGATATTTCAAGAAGTAACAAACATGAAAATAGAGCTTCACCTCTGAAAGATGATCCGGACGAAGCCCCGTCTTGTTTAACTTCTTGCAAGAGAAATGGAAATCCTTTTGCATGTGATACAGCAGATAGAGATCACCCCTGGAGTATTCCCAAATTTGAGGACCCTATTATTGTGAATTTCTTCGACGATAAAGAAAAGGAAACCGTAGTCTCCAGTGCACAATTTACCTCTCTTTCAGAGTTGTTTGGTGCAGACACTCACTTATACACCGATAAGGGTGTCCTGGAATTCGAATTGCCTGAATCGACAATTTGCTACAAAGAGAATGACTATAACATTATGAAAGACATATGCATGGATGAGGGTGTACCTCTCATGGATAAAATTGTGACTGAAAGCAGGAAATATGATCAGCCTGACTCGTCTATTTCTCTAGCTGCTGACGAACATCAGCCTAGAAACACAAGGGAAGGTGTCGACAGTGAATTGGTCTCATCTGGTGAGTCCAAAGCTTCATCAGTTGAAAGTGCCGTCAAAATTTCTGTTGATCATCGTACAGCTAAAGAAGATGAGGATACTAAATCACTTGTTCCAAACAGTATAAACCCCTTCTTGGAAGATAATATGAGCAAAGATGCTGAAAAGGACTCTTATCTGGATGTGATGAAGATTTTTGGATCAAAAGATACTACAACGGCAAAACCTACGAACATATCAGAAAAAGAATCCGACATTCAGAATTTTAAAGAATCGAACTCTGATGCTGATCAATCAGCACAGCAGGCTAATCAg ATGCCTACTTCGGTAGCAGCTTTCAACAGCCAATATGCAGTCTCGCCAGCTGATGGAACAAACAACTATGGACCAGGTAGCAACTTCTCTAACAATAGCAAGTCGGAACCTGGAGCTATTACTTGCGACTTCAACTTGACTGATCTGGCTTTAAGTAGCAGCGTGGCGAAAAGTGACAAACACTTGCCTGAAGAATCCCATAAATTAGAGGCCGTCTCCGGTCAAAAGGATGGGAGTTCTGACAGCTTTTCAGCTGCTACTCAAGTTCACTTTTCCAATAGTGTAGACTCCAGCAATAGCAGTACTATTCACGCCGACCCCCCAAATGTGGCTAATCTCGAGGAAAAGAACTCTAGTAGTATCCCCCTCGGTGTGCATGGTCATTTTGCAAATGGAGAGGCAAGTTTTGGACCTGCATCTGGTTTGATTTCTTACTCAGGTCACATAGCACATTCGGGTAACATCTCTCTTCGTTCAGATAGCAGCACAACCAGTGCCAGATCCTTCGCCTTCCCAGTGTAA
- the LOC107015967 gene encoding D-aminoacyl-tRNA deacylase-like isoform X1 — protein sequence MLCEKFRTESSVSEKPAKMVKLVVATTVDPASICPAKELLAKPGWQPGPTLNEGIRSFSNGDVRLLEHDKGIVEEDDLDQRWENATGQTVDEVIFLSKHTAVSNRPALTIHPIGVPHLKEGDVPPQGGKPGWAAPPNPRMGPWMILLNKIAESHNLIPEFEITFEATHHGPVTTKPTMFIEIGSTEEYWKRPDAAQVVALLVWEGLGLGGGPPVGNWSSMSANNKVLLGIGGGHYVPRHTDVIKKDGCWVGQLLSGYSLPMEDPGPSKGKVNAQDIAGTWKHSIRAAYDATKAGFPGGEILAHLDQKSFKSWQKNAIIEFLGAQNIKIGKPGDFQKS from the exons ATGCTCTGCGAAAAATTTCGCACAGAATCTTCAGTCTCAGAAAAGCCGGCGAAAATGGTGAAGCTAGTGGTGGCGACGACGGTGGATCCGGCATCAATTTGCCCGGCGAAGGAGCTATTAGCTAAGCCAGGTTGGCAACCCGGGCCCACCTTGAATGAAGGTATCAGAAGTTTCAGTAATGGCGATGTCAGGCTATTGGAGCATGACAAAGgcattgttgaagaagatgattTGGATCAACGTTGGGAGAATGCTACTGGTCAGACGGTCGATGAGGTTATCTTCCTTAGTAAACACACTGCTGTGTCTAACCGCCCCGCTCTCACCATCCACCCCATTG GGGTGCCACATTTGAAAGAGGGGGATGTTCCACCACAAGGAGGGAAGCCAGGGTGGGCAGCTCCACCAAATCCAAGGATGGGTCCATGGATGATTCTTTTGAATAAAATTGCTGAATCTCATAATCTCATTCCCGAATTTGAA ATCACCTTTGAAGCTACTCATCATGGACCCGTGACAACTAAGCCAACAATGTTTATCGAGATAG GTAGTACTGAGGAGTACTGGAAGAGGCCGGATGCTGCTCAAGTTGTTGCTCTG TTAGTCTGGGAAGGACTTGGACTTGGAGGAGGTCCTCCTGTTGGAAACTGGAGCAG TATGTCTGCAAATAACAAAGTCCTTCTAGGAATTGGTGGAGGACATTATGTGCCACGACATACAGATGTGATAAA GAAGGACGGTTGTTGGGTGGGCCAACTCCTCTCTGGTTACTCCTTACCAATGGAAGATCCTGGTCCATCGAAAGGTAAAGTAAATGCACAAGATATTGCCGGAACTTGGAAACACTCAATTAGAGCAGCATATGATGCTACTAAAGCAGGTTTTCCTGGTGGAGAAATTCTGGCACATCTTGATCAGAA GAGTTTCAAGAGCTGGCAAAAGAACGCGATTATTGAATTCCTAGGTGCACAGAACATTAAAATTGGCAAGCCAGGTGACTTTCAAAAATCTTAA
- the LOC107015967 gene encoding D-aminoacyl-tRNA deacylase-like isoform X2: protein MLCEKFRTESSVSEKPAKMVKLVVATTVDPASICPAKELLAKPGWQPGPTLNEGIRSFSNGDVRLLEHDKGIVEEDDLDQRWENATGQTVDEVIFLSKHTAVSNRPALTIHPIGVPHLKEGDVPPQGGKPGWAAPPNPRMGPWMILLNKIAESHNLIPEFEITFEATHHGPVTTKPTMFIEIGSTEEYWKRPDAAQVVALLVWEGLGLGGGPPVGNWSRKDGCWVGQLLSGYSLPMEDPGPSKGKVNAQDIAGTWKHSIRAAYDATKAGFPGGEILAHLDQKSFKSWQKNAIIEFLGAQNIKIGKPGDFQKS from the exons ATGCTCTGCGAAAAATTTCGCACAGAATCTTCAGTCTCAGAAAAGCCGGCGAAAATGGTGAAGCTAGTGGTGGCGACGACGGTGGATCCGGCATCAATTTGCCCGGCGAAGGAGCTATTAGCTAAGCCAGGTTGGCAACCCGGGCCCACCTTGAATGAAGGTATCAGAAGTTTCAGTAATGGCGATGTCAGGCTATTGGAGCATGACAAAGgcattgttgaagaagatgattTGGATCAACGTTGGGAGAATGCTACTGGTCAGACGGTCGATGAGGTTATCTTCCTTAGTAAACACACTGCTGTGTCTAACCGCCCCGCTCTCACCATCCACCCCATTG GGGTGCCACATTTGAAAGAGGGGGATGTTCCACCACAAGGAGGGAAGCCAGGGTGGGCAGCTCCACCAAATCCAAGGATGGGTCCATGGATGATTCTTTTGAATAAAATTGCTGAATCTCATAATCTCATTCCCGAATTTGAA ATCACCTTTGAAGCTACTCATCATGGACCCGTGACAACTAAGCCAACAATGTTTATCGAGATAG GTAGTACTGAGGAGTACTGGAAGAGGCCGGATGCTGCTCAAGTTGTTGCTCTG TTAGTCTGGGAAGGACTTGGACTTGGAGGAGGTCCTCCTGTTGGAAACTGGAGCAG GAAGGACGGTTGTTGGGTGGGCCAACTCCTCTCTGGTTACTCCTTACCAATGGAAGATCCTGGTCCATCGAAAGGTAAAGTAAATGCACAAGATATTGCCGGAACTTGGAAACACTCAATTAGAGCAGCATATGATGCTACTAAAGCAGGTTTTCCTGGTGGAGAAATTCTGGCACATCTTGATCAGAA GAGTTTCAAGAGCTGGCAAAAGAACGCGATTATTGAATTCCTAGGTGCACAGAACATTAAAATTGGCAAGCCAGGTGACTTTCAAAAATCTTAA
- the LOC107015967 gene encoding D-aminoacyl-tRNA deacylase-like isoform X3, which yields MLCEKFRTESSVSEKPAKMVKLVVATTVDPASICPAKELLAKPGWQPGPTLNEGIRSFSNGDVRLLEHDKGIVEEDDLDQRWENATGQTVDEVIFLSKHTAVSNRPALTIHPIGVPHLKEGDVPPQGGKPGWAAPPNPRMGPWMILLNKIAESHNLIPEFEITFEATHHGPVTTKPTMFIEIGSTEEYWKRPDAAQVVALLVWEGLGLGGGPPVGNWSRGLPSGSSSSHRDCLVLVVVCKLLHRSRDFTLCTLKRVAAAVFTRHKKKKYYRQAHYIPVTCKIM from the exons ATGCTCTGCGAAAAATTTCGCACAGAATCTTCAGTCTCAGAAAAGCCGGCGAAAATGGTGAAGCTAGTGGTGGCGACGACGGTGGATCCGGCATCAATTTGCCCGGCGAAGGAGCTATTAGCTAAGCCAGGTTGGCAACCCGGGCCCACCTTGAATGAAGGTATCAGAAGTTTCAGTAATGGCGATGTCAGGCTATTGGAGCATGACAAAGgcattgttgaagaagatgattTGGATCAACGTTGGGAGAATGCTACTGGTCAGACGGTCGATGAGGTTATCTTCCTTAGTAAACACACTGCTGTGTCTAACCGCCCCGCTCTCACCATCCACCCCATTG GGGTGCCACATTTGAAAGAGGGGGATGTTCCACCACAAGGAGGGAAGCCAGGGTGGGCAGCTCCACCAAATCCAAGGATGGGTCCATGGATGATTCTTTTGAATAAAATTGCTGAATCTCATAATCTCATTCCCGAATTTGAA ATCACCTTTGAAGCTACTCATCATGGACCCGTGACAACTAAGCCAACAATGTTTATCGAGATAG GTAGTACTGAGGAGTACTGGAAGAGGCCGGATGCTGCTCAAGTTGTTGCTCTG TTAGTCTGGGAAGGACTTGGACTTGGAGGAGGTCCTCCTGTTGGAAACTGGAGCAG GGGTTTGCCatctgggtcgagctcgtcgcaccggGATTGCCTCGTGTTGGTTGTGGTTTGCAAGTTATTGCATAGGAGCAGGGATTTTACCCTCTGCACACTcaaaagggtagcggctgcggtTTTCACtcgtcataaaaaaaaaaaatattaccgACAGGCTCATTACATTCCAGTTACTTGCAAAATTATGTAA